The Procambarus clarkii isolate CNS0578487 chromosome 39, FALCON_Pclarkii_2.0, whole genome shotgun sequence genome window below encodes:
- the LOC138372543 gene encoding sodium/potassium/calcium exchanger 1-like produces MPAQSGKLEYSGKLEYSGKLEYSGNLEYSGNLENSGKLEYSGMLEYSSKLEYSGKLEYSGKLEYSSKLEYSGKLEYSGKLEYSGKLEYSGKLEYSGKLEYSGKLEDSGKLEYSGKLEYSGKLEYSGKLEYSGKLEYSGKLEYSGKLEYSGKLEYSGKLEYSGKLEYSGKLEYSGKLEYSGKLEYSGKLEYSGKLEYSGKLEYSRKLEYSGKLEYSGNLEYSGKLEYSGKLEYSGKLEYSGKLEYSGKLEYSSKLEFSGKLENSGKLEYSGKLEYSGKLEYSGKLEYSGKLEYSGKLEYSGNLEYSDKLEYSGKLEYSGKLEYSGKL; encoded by the coding sequence ATGCCGGCCCAGAGCGGCAAGCTAGAGTACAGCGGCAAGCTAGAGTACAGCGGCAAGCTAGAGTACAGCGGCAACCTAGAGTACAGCGGCAACCTAGAGAACAGCGGCAAGCTAGAGTACAGCGGCATGTTGGAATACAGCAGCAAGCTAGAGTACAGCGGCAAGCTAGAGTACAGCGGCAAGTTGGAATACAGCAGCAAGCTAGAGTACAGCGGCAAGCTAGAGTACAGCGGCAAGCTAGAGTACAGCGGCAAGCTAGAGTACAGCGGCAAGCTAGAGTACAGCGGCAAGCTAGAGTACAGTGGCAAGCTAGAGGACAGCGGCAAGCTAGAGTACAGCGGCAAGCTAGAGTATAGCGGCAAGCTAGAGTACAGCGGCAAGCTAGAGTACAGCGGCAAGCTAGAGTACAGCGGCAAGCTAGAGTACAGCGGCAAGCTAGAGTATAGCGGCAAGCTAGAGTACAGCGGCAAGCTAGAGTACAGCGGCAAGCTAGAGTACAGCGGCAAGCTAGAGTACAGCGGCAAGCTAGAGTACAGCGGCAAGCTAGAGTACAGCGGCAAGCTAGAGTACAGTGGCAAGCTAGAGTACAGCGGCAAGTTGGAATACAGCAGGAAGCTAGAGTACAGCGGCAAGCTAGAGTACAGCGGCAACCTAGAGTACAGCGGCAAGCTAGAGTACAGCGGCAAGCTAGAGTACAGCGGCAAGCTAGAGTACAGCGGCAAGCTAGAGTACAGCGGCAAGTTGGAATACAGCAGCAAGCTAGAGTTCAGCGGCAAGCTAGAGAACAGCGGCAAGCTAGAGTACAGCGGCAAGCTTGAGTACAGCGGCAAGCTAGAGTACAGTGGCAAGCTAGAGTACAGCGGCAAGCTAGAGTACAGCGGCAAGCTAGAGTACAGCGGCAACCTAGAGTACAGCGACAAGCTAGAGTACAGCGGCAAGCTAGAGTACAGCGGCAAACTAGAGTACAGCGGCAAGCTTTGA